Proteins encoded within one genomic window of Gracilimonas sp.:
- a CDS encoding helix-turn-helix transcriptional regulator, which translates to MEKQEETRKRIMELFSKVPNLQRFIQVNRNRFNELSDREIEILTLVAEGMNNSDIAARLEISRATVQNHRAGIRKKLPINNQADYIKYALAFGLISF; encoded by the coding sequence ATGGAGAAACAAGAAGAAACCAGAAAGCGGATAATGGAACTGTTCAGCAAGGTGCCGAACCTGCAACGATTTATACAAGTAAACAGAAATCGGTTTAATGAGCTGTCAGACCGGGAGATTGAAATTCTTACTCTGGTAGCTGAAGGGATGAACAATTCGGACATAGCGGCCCGTTTGGAAATTTCAAGAGCAACCGTGCAGAATCATCGGGCCGGCATTCGAAAAAAACTGCCAATCAATAATCAGGCCGACTACATTAAATACGCTCTTGCGTTTGGGTTGATCTCGTTCTGA